The following DNA comes from Sander lucioperca isolate FBNREF2018 chromosome 2, SLUC_FBN_1.2, whole genome shotgun sequence.
cacacacacacacacagttatttcATTACTTTATGTCGAACAGCATCATCTCTGTTCTTAGACCCATGTATGTTTAGTAATGTCTTCCTGTGCAGGAGGGACAATATGAAATTAGTTTTCCTATGGATTATCTCATTGTTTAAAGCATTTCCTTAGTTTAAGTAAACATCTGGATTATGTTTGGCTACACCCTTAATGCAAAATCAGAGGTGGCACTGAACCAAAActataatacaaatatataaaaaatgttgtgtaaCTGCAGATTGCAGCAGTAAAAACTGAATGTGTTCAGTCATTTCTCTAGGCTATAGCCTACATGCTATTTAGGGGAGGTAGGATGCATTCTAAAACTTATTTCACAAGGGAAAGCAATGGAAGAggggaaaatatgttttttttttttaaacttgcccTGCATCATCACATATGCAGACCGTTAAAATCAGTTGTAACCAAACGCAACATTTTGGAGattctcataaaaaaaaaaaaatgtgtcctGTTGTACCTAAAGTTGAAGTTTGCGGGTTgagcacaaacaaacagagagaaggAAGTTTGCTGCGAGCCCTTTGAAACTGCTGTAATGAACAAGCTGTTCCGCACGATTTGAAAATAATCCGCGTGTCAGTGTCATCTTTCTTATGCAAAGCAGCTGTCTTTGAAGGCGGATCTTTTGGCAGGTTAGACCGGGACGAAGGCTCCGACCAGCTCAGTCGAGCGCTGCCACCAAACGCATCAACTGCCTGCTGCAGGGAGGAGCAAAATCCTGCAATTTCTGGGACACAATTCTTATTATCACCGAGGATATTTATTTGACTTATTTTCCTGACTGATTCATTGTTGCAGGTGCCTTGTGAGCAGCCGTCCCCGCCGCATAAAAAGACTGGAGGACAattattttgttgcttttccccaAGTTGTCGCACAAGGACTGAAATCGCTCCGCTGCACAGACAGATACTccggtggggggggggggaagtgaCATGAAACGTGAGGACGGATGAGTGAGAGTTTTTGGAAAGAAGTAGGAAACGATTCGGAACACATTAGCACTCTCTTTTACTCCCAGTAGACCGAACTGCACggtgcaaaagagagagagagagagagagagagagagagagagagagagagaggggctgaAAGTAGCTCCAACACTTCAGCTACAAACTGAGAACGCTTGAAAGCATGGACCTGAACGCACGCGACTTCCAGCGAGAAAACATGTTCGGACCACTGCTgggtttatgtttttgttaaacTCTGCGAACCTAAAATGAGGAAACGATGGTCTTGCAGCAGATAGTTCTGTAAGTTGTTTTCCCCCTTCCACATTGATCCGACACACAAACACCAGCCGGCTTTCACCACTGACTTTTTGAATGAGGAAAAACGTGTGTTGTGGTAGTGGTGAAACATTTAGCCTATTTCGTTTTTCTTTAATCATGAAAGGGAGAATGCGTTCAACTGTTAAACCGAGCCTCATCTTTGTGCTGCTGGTCCTGTGGAGTGGTGGGGGTTCAGCCATTAGCTCAATAGACCCCGACTGGTCTGGAGAGGGGAGATGTCAACACATCAGCATCCCCCAGTGTAAAGACATTGGCTACAATATGACACGCATGCCAAATCTAATGGGCCATGATGACCAAAAGGAGGCAGCGATAAAGCTGCAGGAGTTTGCCACGCTGATACAGTTTGGATGCCACAGTCACCTCAAATTTTTCCTGTGTTCACTGTACGCTCCCATGTGCACGGAGCAGGTGTCCAACCCCATCCCAGCATGTAGAGTCATGTGTGAGCAGGTCAAGCTGAAATGCTCTCCCATCTTGGAACAATTTAACTTCCCCTGGCCGGACTCTCTGGACTGCTCCCGGCTGCCGACCAAAAACGACCCAAACAACCTCTGCATGGAGGCGCCCAACAACGGCTCAGACGAGCCTCCTAAAGTCTCCCACACCCAGCCTCCAGATTTCAGGCCCCAGCGGCCTCTGAACGGACAGGACCTGCATCCTAAGGACAGCGGCAGCAGCAGGCAGACGTGCAGCAATCCTGGCAAGTTTCACTTTGTGGAGAAAAGTGAGTCCTGTGCCCCAAAATGCTACCCCAAAGTGGACGTATACTGGAGTCAGGGAGACAAGCAGTTCTCTCTGGTGTGGATAGCCATCTGGTCCATCCTCTGCTTTGTCTCCAGCGCCTTCACTGTGCTCACTTTCCTCATAGACCCACAGCGGTTCAAATACCCTGAGAGGCCGATTATTTTCCTCTCCATGTCCTACTGTGTTTACTCGGTGGGCTACCTCATCAGACTTTTTGTGGGAGCTGACAGAATAGCCTGTGACCGAGACAATGGGGTGCAGTATATTATCCAGGAGGGTCTGGAGAGCACCGGCTGCACCATTGTGTTTCTCATCCTGTATTATTTTGGCATGGCCAGCTCCCTCTGGTGGGTTATCCTGACTCTCACATGGTTCCTGGCTGCGGGGAAGAAGTGGGGTCATGAGGCCATTGAGGCCAACAGCAGCTACTTCCACCTGGCGGCGTGGGCCATCCCGGCCGTGAAGACCATCATGATCCTGGTGATGAGGAAGGTGGCCGGGGACGAGCTGACGGGCGTCTGCTACGTGGGCAGCATGGACGTCAAAGCTCTCACGGGCTTTGTGCTTATTCCTCTCTCCTGCTACCTTATTATCGGCACTTCCTTCCTGCTGTCTGGCTTCGTGGCCCTCTTCCACATTCGTAAGATAATGAAAACAGAGGGCGAGAACACGGACAAGCTCGAGAAGTTGATGGTTCGCATCGGGGTCTTCTCCGTGCTCTACACTGTCCCGGCCACCTGCGTCATCGCCTGCTACTTCTACGAGAGGCTCAACATGGACTACTGGCGCGTCCTGGCAGCGGAGCAGAAGTGCGTGGACAGCAGCAGGCCGGAGTCAGACGAGTGCGTCATGAAGACTTCCATCCCGGCTGTTGAGATCTTCATGGTGAAGATTTTCATGTTGCTGGTGGTGGGCATCACTAGCGGCATGTGGATCTGGACCTCAAAGACACTGCAGTCATGGCAGAACGTGTTCAGCAGGAAGCTAAagaagaggacgaggaggaaGGCTGCCAGTGTGTTTACCAGCAGCAGGCCTTACATCAAACCTCACCCATCTCTCAAAGGGCACAGTTCTAAATATGAGCCTACACGGCCCCCTCCAACATGTGTATGAGCTGGCTCTTTTTTGTATAAACCCAAAACATACTTGTAAAGCCCTTACTTAATGAGACTTTGTAATCAGAGTGCCATCAAAAAaaggttcatgttttatttatgcAAACTGCGTTGACGATAATGCaacgtgtttttttgtgtgttggaCCATCTCGTGCAAATAGAGCTGCCTTtgtttgagagaaaaaaaaaatctgctacTCCTGGATTCACTTATCCAACTGAGGAACTttgtagagagaaaaaaaatcgtaTTGTCCCCCAGACAAAAAGAGTGGAATAAACCATTTGGATGTGCCATGGGGTCACTTGAATAATGTGCAATAGATGTTTTCCttacaggcaaaaaaaaaagacacttgtaCTGTTAGTGACAGATTACAGACAATGAAAGGACACCACAGACAATGGAGGAAATTGTTTCGAGAGATGAGTGTTGTGTTTCGAGGCTTTTTAATGGAAATGGAGGCAGtgtcatatatatatgtttgaaCTGGAGTGAGAGCAGCTGTTTAAAAGCGCTCAAGACCTTCCGAACTGCCCATTGTGAGGCAAATCCGTGCCATAAATTAATCAAGCACTCGTTATTGAGAAGTTATTTGTACACGTTTACGTTGTAAAacgtttgttttccatttttttttctttgctgttttatAGCACAAGGGAacatttgtatatatttctaaaaacatcagattttatagaaaaattaataaaacgTTCTAGTTTTGAATGTCGTAAAAAGCCCAAATTGTGTTTTGCACCTGTGTTGTTCTTCCCTCTCATTTTCATACAGCCGCATAAAGCTGgtcttatttattttactattgCAGCGCTTGTGCTTCTCGCTATTGTACGAAGTTCAGTTCGCAGCCGTCATTTTAATACATCATAAAAATCGAAATCATTCGCCATCATTTGTTAATGTGATGGTATGTCAGAGCTGGGTTTTAACGATACGTTTGGCATTCAGAATAGCTTTAAATATAATTGACAGAGACAGCATTGTTTAGATGaccaaaaggtgacaaaaagagaCATTTTTACAATAGTAATAACGGATTGATCTAATGACCAGTTCAGATCAGCTCATACATGTTGTACTGTACGTACACTGTATATCTCTTGCTTTGGCAAAACACTTTTACCTATATACAAAGGATGTAACCATGCTTGACATGTTGGTGCTTAAGTCAGCACACACAGAAAGCATAAATAGCAGCATCTCTAttcttgtttttaaatgttcataAGGAAATAATGGGACATTAAATGTTTGTTTCTCTGGTGGCTACATCAAAGACAACTTAAAGCAAAGAAATATGAAGTTAAAGGATTGTACATGGCACTCCGTTTGCTGTTTATATTCAGGCAACAAAGTAACTTTGCATATAGTTTTAGATTTGGTGAGTTCATTTTTAATATACAATCACATTTTATTCACAGTTTTGATGTAgtggctttatttttttttgcatttggaATACGTACTGTTTGAAGAGAAAATTGAATCTTGAAACAGTGTGCACAATTACAGCCATTATTCATCGAGATGAAAAGAGAAAGTGCTGGTGTCATCCCATTGACAAATTAGCATCTTCACAGTTGTGTTTATTTGACCAAAATCTCCACTGTTATAGCTGTGGTTTACATCAGGGTTTTGATAACCTGTTAATGATTTTCACTGCCCTTATGCTGGATGCTTATATAACCCTTTGTATAGTTTTTCAACCCCAGCTGAAGTGGttatacaacttttttatagtcctatctctctcgctctctctctctctctctttctctctctctagctgtgTTGCGTGTGTCGCTGCGTATCAATGAAGGGGTTACACAATAATCCAGCTCTCATTCAGGACAGGATTAGACCGTTTGAAGGGTTTGACTTTGAAAAGAGGATCGCTGCaaaccaaaaatacaaaatatctGTCATCTCTTCTCTTCTTATCAGCAAAGCATAGTGACATTTCTAAAGACACATCTGGCCCGGATTTGAAGTAGTTACATATTGACTGAAGCGGCTTTCTGAAGCATGAGCAAACTGAATACGTTGTGCGGTATCGTGAGATGTTTGGTGTGTTAAACGATCTTCACGCTGTCAACAATTTTAAGGTACATTCTCTGAGAGCCACAAGTCTAGTCTTGACTCAAAGCTATGGTAATTGTTTTTGTCTTGACAGTGCTGACAGAGCAAGATGAAAATATGGATACTTGAAGTCATGTCAAGACAGAATCACATACATGAATATGAATATTGATAGATGAGTAAGCATAATAGGCATAAACGTATGCTTTttaatgaatgtaaaaaaaaaaattaaaaaaaagatgtacgttttggaatataaggccttttctacctttttctgctTCACTTTCAAATATTTTATTGAGAGTTTAAAACCTCTGGTAGAGCGTCCTCTCCAGTTTAATAAAGTTTCAAAAGTGTAGTAATGCTTTATCCCGGAGGGCATTCAAGTTCCAGCGTCAACCCAACCGGTTTTAACAGTCAAAAGCACATGACTCACAACCTCTATGTGGCTGAATCAAAGTCAGCCAGTGTCTATTGATACTCTGAGTTGCCAAAAAGGTGCGAGTGCTTCTGAAGAGCTTCAACAGAGGCCACCTGGATAACAGCCCCCGAGGTGTCTGGGAAGGCTGTAAATATAAATGACAGTTACCACCCTCCTCCAGGGCTTCTTCAGCCAAGCAGGCTTCACTTcgcttcttctcttctcttcaaagggaaaaaaaaaatcctgctcAGAGCAAGGGCAAAGTATTGCTGgcaagaaagttttttttttgtgtggaaaaatcAGACTCAACTGTATGTATCGCTGGATTTAGGCCTTTAAAAGTATAGATCTTATAACATCAGATCACAGCTTTTCAAGCCAGGAGTGTGTCTCGGTAGAGAGACATCTTTGGTCTGCTGTTGCTGATCATTAAACATGATGACATGATGACAGGTTTTATTTGACAAAGCGGGGAAATCCCGCCACAAATATGTGACTAAAGCTGATGAATTTCCGACCTACATATCGTCATACGTCACCCCACACTCATCCACTTCCTGTCTCTCATTCTTTCAAGCCATGCAGGAGATATAGCAGTGTCGCCATTAGCTTATGatttattgacaaaaaaaagcctCTGCTTGTTGTGGAAACGGCATCAAACCGTTTGATAATTACTTGATTTAATTTCATCTGACTGGTTCGCCAGCGAGCCAGGATTTTTCAGCTTTCCACACTCTGTAATTGAGCTGATGTTAAGTGTCTTTGGTGGAACCAAGCAGTATTACAAACATAAAGTCAAAATGACAGAACAATTAAGCCTCCTCTGCAATGTCAAAAGGCTGATTCCAGTTCAGAGGGAAAGCTGCGAGGACACATCACCCCCAGTCCAAAACATGAATGCTTCTGTATCACTAAATGCCTACACCTTCTTCTCCATGCCATGTTATTCaggattcaagattcaaaatccttcaataatcccacaatggggaaattcacacggttgcagcagcaagggataggGGGGAAAGTACAAGACACTCTAAAGAGaaacaaacattaaataaatatgagtaaagagaataaaaaaatcaaatgtatttacagtattgcaCAGTCAGATTATTATTGCGCGGTTTATCAGTccgggtatgtgtgtgttttgtccatGTCGTCTACTGGGAGCAGTGCTGATTGTAAAGTCTGTCTGACAGTAGCAGGAAGGAAAGACCTTTTCGTATGCGAGGTGGTGGAGGAACCTGTGTACCTTAACTTTGTCTGCTGCTTTTGCAATCAGTCATAAAGTTCTCTGACACAGTGACATAAATCAAGTCGCTGGGATGACTGGCGGCTGAGACAGCTTCTCTTTGATCAGGCTCGGTGGAGACGCCCCATGTCCTCATCCTCAGCTGCTCCAGCAGCACCTGCTTACTTGTTCAGACCTGTCTGTTTGGAAAGCAGTGCTTAGCCGCTCAATGTCACAGACTCATAcatgacgcacacacacacacacacacacacacacacacacacacacacacaacatacagacAAAGGAATTTGGCTGGTGCTCAGGGGTGGGTGCATTTCTTCCAACATGTATGCTCCCAATGGGCTAGGCTAGAcccacagtggtggaagaagtattcagatcctttacttaagtaaaagtactaataccacattgtaaaaaaaatactccgttacaagtaaaagtcctacattggaaatgttacttcagtaaaagtatgtaagtattgtccaaaatgtactttaagtatttaaaagtaaaagtaatcaatgcagaaaaaaatccagtttagaaactggaaacgatcaaaacctttctgtcaatcaactaagtgttcaATCggttaatcatttcagctgtacttgtaggcctatatagtGTTggttagtttaatttataataaaacattatatttgtatgtgttttgtgtgcaaaaatcatACATTTGTAAAGTATCTAGTacctaaagctgtcagatgaatgtaatggagtaaaaagtacaatatttccttctgaaatgtaacggagtagaagtagaaagtggcatgaaaagaaaaaactcaagtaaagtacaagtacctcaaatttgtacttaagtacagtacttgagtaaatgtacttagttacattccaccactgtagaCCCATACTGATTCTTTGCACTTCTCTTATCAGACAGCTGCTCTACATGTAGATCTGAGGCCTTTTTGGAGAGTTCTGCCTCCTTTTGCTGTATCGgagaaaaaggtaaaaaatagtTGGTGCATCATCACAAATGAAACCGTTTTCCTGCTGAAGAAGTAACTTGGAGTAAAAGGGTTATTGAAGgaaaaaacaactttacagAGAGAGCTGCAAGTTTCGCAGACCAAAATGTTATCAGAGAATGCAATGAAAGCACACTTTCATCCCTCAAGTTCTTCTGGTACATAAATCCAGAGTTCTGAGGATTATGGTTGAAGGAGGTGTGGGTGGGCTTCATGTTCTGAATTGATCTACACAACAAAGAATCTAGGGCAATATAAGAGTACAGTATATATGCTCAATCTGCAGTAACAACCCATGctaacagcacacacacacctcagttgTTTCAGCTGAAGGTGAGAGTAATTACATAAAAACCTGGCAACAATGAGTTCTCTCCCCGCAAGATGGGGGCAGGGCACTTGTTTTCAAATGCATAATGAACTGCCTCGCAGGCCCTCTGCTGATCAAACAAGTGTTTGATAGTGGCTTTGGTTTGAAAGAGGACTGAATATGTTTATTTGCATGTGGAGATGTGATTGACTTTGAGGTGGAGATCAGGCAGATTAGTGTTAACTGACAGAGACCTGTGCAAACAGACACTCCCCCTGCATACAAGCAGGGCAGCGGCGCACTTCCTTGGAGGACTAGTTAGGCTGAATGCAACATCACACAGACAAGAGCACAGCAACTCCTGCTACTTTTAAGACATTGTTCTTTGTATGCGagtccccccaccccccaagcCCAGCTCTATATTTTTCTCGGATTTTGGCTCGTGTGGTTCCATGCATGTGAGAGCATGCACGCTGATAGCTGGCAAACTATATGAGAGATGAGAAAAACGATAATTGGCTATTCATCAAAGATATTTTCTCAGAATTCACTGCAGAGCCACATTCacaattagaagcacttttgtTTAACAAGAGCGATACATTTATGGGAAAATACTGCAATGCAGTGCATACCgtgaaatataataatatatggaGGAGATGGAGATGGGATAACAGGTGCAATGGGATTTTCAGCAGATTATACGCCATATCAGACCACAAAATGTCATCAACCTGAATTCAACCTTAGTTCAGGCAGCGTGCCTCTCCTCTAACTTTATAATGCTTTTTGTTCTACTACCTCACAAAACAAGCCGGTGAAATAACTATACAGAACAAAAGTATTAAGCTCCAGCTTTAATCCTCAAAGCaataattcaacattttggaaaatatgctCATTCGCTTTGTTGCCCAGaggtagatgagaagattgatgccACTGAGagcggtatcaatcttctcatctaactctggaCATGAAAGGGAAGGAGCATTTTTATCAAAATGTTGAACCAATATTA
Coding sequences within:
- the fzd10 gene encoding frizzled-10 — protein: MRKNVCCGSGETFSLFRFSLIMKGRMRSTVKPSLIFVLLVLWSGGGSAISSIDPDWSGEGRCQHISIPQCKDIGYNMTRMPNLMGHDDQKEAAIKLQEFATLIQFGCHSHLKFFLCSLYAPMCTEQVSNPIPACRVMCEQVKLKCSPILEQFNFPWPDSLDCSRLPTKNDPNNLCMEAPNNGSDEPPKVSHTQPPDFRPQRPLNGQDLHPKDSGSSRQTCSNPGKFHFVEKSESCAPKCYPKVDVYWSQGDKQFSLVWIAIWSILCFVSSAFTVLTFLIDPQRFKYPERPIIFLSMSYCVYSVGYLIRLFVGADRIACDRDNGVQYIIQEGLESTGCTIVFLILYYFGMASSLWWVILTLTWFLAAGKKWGHEAIEANSSYFHLAAWAIPAVKTIMILVMRKVAGDELTGVCYVGSMDVKALTGFVLIPLSCYLIIGTSFLLSGFVALFHIRKIMKTEGENTDKLEKLMVRIGVFSVLYTVPATCVIACYFYERLNMDYWRVLAAEQKCVDSSRPESDECVMKTSIPAVEIFMVKIFMLLVVGITSGMWIWTSKTLQSWQNVFSRKLKKRTRRKAASVFTSSRPYIKPHPSLKGHSSKYEPTRPPPTCV